The following are encoded together in the Notolabrus celidotus isolate fNotCel1 chromosome 9, fNotCel1.pri, whole genome shotgun sequence genome:
- the serinc5 gene encoding serine incorporator 5, producing MCTPCCVSQLACCCGSAACSCCCNCCPKIKQSTGTRIMYALYFLLVTVVCVIMMSPTVEDHMKANIPYYNELCTKVNAGENCKTLVGYSAVYKVCFGMSCFFLFFFIFTIRVNNSEGCRAAVHNGFWLLKFLALAVCCAGGFFIPEEETFLEVWRYVGAACGSIFLLIQLMLLVEFAHRWNTNWSSGVKYNRLWYAALAFVTLMLFTAAVGAVVFMGVYYTHPEACLLNKIFLGINGSLCLIVSLLAISPCIQKLQPTSGLLQPGVISVYVMYLTFSAFSSKPKETVEINGVNTTVCVFPFNSGLEGDRKIVTALGTVILFGCILYSCLTSTTRRSSAALRVCRNSEPETERARCCFCFGDDTDDYDEEKTGTGQNVLYDEKEATIYSYAYFHFVFFLGSLYVMMTVTNWFNYDNHEIEKLLDGSWSVYWLKMTSCWVCLIIYMWTLVAPMVCPKRFEA from the exons ctgGCCTGCTGCTGCGGCTCAGCGGCCTGCTCGTGCTGCTGTAACTGCTGCCCCAAGATCAAACAATCCACGGGGACCCGAATCATGTACGCCCTCTACTTCCTGCTGGTCACCGTTGTCTGTGTCATCATGATGTCCCCCACTGTGGAGGATCACATGAAAGCCAAT ATCCCTTACTACAATGAGCTGTGCACAAAGGTGAATGCAGGGGAGAACTGCAAAACTCTGGTGGGCTACTCTGCCGTCTACAAGGTGTGCTTCGGCATGTCctgcttcttcttgttcttcttcatcttcaccaTCCGGGTCAATAACAGTGAAGGCTGCAGGGCGGCCGTGCACAACGG GTTCTGGTTGCTGAAGTTCCTCGCACTGGCAGTGTGCTGCGCTGGAGGTTTCTTCATCCCAGAGGAGGAAACTTTTCTTGAAG TGTGGCGCTATGTAGGAGCAGCCTGTGGGTCCATCTTCCTGCTGATCCAGCTCATGCTACTGGTGGAGTTTGCCCACAGATGGAATACAAACTG GAGTTCAGGAGTGAAGTACAACCGTCTCTGGTACGCAGCTTTGGCATTTGTGACTCTGATGCTATTCACTGCTGCTGTAGGAGCAGTAGTCTTCATGGGTGTGTACTACACTCACCCAGAGGCATGTTTACTGAACAAGATCTTCCTGGGCATCAACGGCAGCCTGTGCCTCATCGTCTCTCTGCTGGCCATTTCCCCGTGCATACAGAAAC TGCAGCCAACATCAGGCCTGCTGCAGCCTGGAGTCATCAGTGTGTATGTTATGTACCTCACCTTCTCAGCCTTCTCCAGCAAACCTAAAGAAA CTGTGGAGATAAATGGTGTGAACACAACCGTGTGTGTTTTTCCCTTCAACTCTGGGCTGGAGGGCGACAGGAAGATTGTCACCGCTTTGGGAACTGTTATCCTGTTTGGCTGTATCCTTTACTCTtg CCTGACTTCCACCACAAGGAGAAGCTCTGCAGCGCTCAGAGTGTGCAGGAACAGTGAGCCAGAGACTGAG AGAGCTCgctgctgtttctgttttggaGATGACACAG ATGACTATGACGAGGAGAAGACTGGCACTGGCCAGAACGTGCTCTACGATGAGAAAGAGGCGACCATCTACAGCTACGCCTACTTCcattttgtcttcttcttgGGATCGCTCTACGTCATGATGACTGTCACCAACTGGTTTAA TTACGATAACCACGAGATCGAGAAGTTGTTGGATGGTAGCTGGTCGGTGTACTGGCTCAAGATGACCTCCTGTTGGGTTTGTCTCATCATCTACATGTGGACCCTCGTCGCCCCCATGGTCTGCCCAAAGCGCTTTGAGGCCTAG